From Micromonospora echinospora:
AGACGATGACCGGCGAGCTGGGCGTGGACCGGATCTTCGGCCGTGGCACCACTCCGGGCGAGGTCGCCAGTTACCTCGTCCACGCTTTGATCACTTCCAGGAAGGCGAACGTCGCATGAGCGATCCGCGTGTCGGTCTGACAGTCACCCACCGCCGGTACGTGCCGTACTCCCACGCCCACTACGCGGGGAACCTGGTCGACGGGGCGTACGCGCTGGGGTTGTTCGGGGACGTGGCCACCGAGGTGTGCATCCGCACCGACGGCGACGAGGGGTTGTTCGCGTCGTACTCGGATGTGCAGTTCCGGGCGCCGATGAAGGCCGGTGACGTGCTGGAGGTGACGGCGACGGTGACCCGGGTGGGCACGCGCAGCCGCACGATCGACTTCGCCGCGACGGTGGTGTGCCGGGGCCGCCCGGACAAGGGGGAGTCGGCCGCCGAGGTGCTCGACGAGCCGATCGTGGCGGTCACCGCGACCGGCTCGGTGGTCGTCCCGCCGTCGGCGTGAGCGCGAGGAGCGAGCCGGTGTTGCGAGCCCTGCGAACGAAGGGCAGCCCGGCGTGAGCGTCGTCGTCTGCGCCGACGTCGGGTCGACGTACACGAAGGCGGCGGTGGTGGACCTCGACGGCGGCCGCCTGGTCGCGGCGGCGTCGGCGCCGACGACTGTGGGCACGGATGTGCTGCACGGGCTGGACGCCGCGGTCGGCGCGGCCCTCGCGTCGGCCGGGGCCGGTGAGGCGCCCTGGTACGTGTGTTCGTCGGCCGGGGGTGGGCTGCGCCTGGCGGTGGTGGGTTACGAGCCGCTGGTGACCGCTCAGGCGGGCCGGCGGGTCGGTCTGTCGGCGGGCGCGAACGTGGTGCACGTGGCGGCGGGGCGACTGTCCGGGGCGGACGTGTCGGCGTTGCGGGCGGCCCGCCCGGACGTGGTGCTGCTCGTGGGCGGCACCGACGGCGGGGACGCCGAGACGGTGACGCACAACGCGACGCGGCTGGCGAAGGCCCGGTTCCGGGTGCCGGTGGTCCTCGCCGGCAACGCCGACGTGCGCGACGACCTGCACGCGTTGCTGGCCGCGGCGGGCGTGCCGGTGACGGTGGCGGGCAACGTGCTGCCCCGCATCGGGGTGCTGGAGCCGTCCTCGGCGCGGGCGGCGATCCGCGAGGTGTTTCTGCGGCACGTCATCGGCGGCAAGAGACTGTCCCGGGGTACCCGGTTCGCGCGGCTGGTCCGCGCCGCCACCCCGGACGCGGTGCTGACCGGCGTGGAGGTGCTCGCCGGCACCCTCGGCGGTGACCTGGCCGTGGTGGACGTGGGTGGCGCCACCACCGACGTGTACTCGGTGCTCACGCCCGACGAGCGGGACAGCGGCCCGAGTCAGGAGGTCGCCGGGACGCTGTGGCGGGCCCGTACCGTCGAGGGGGATCTGGGTATGCGGTGGAGCGCGCCGGGTGTGGTGCGCGCCGCGGTCGAGGAGCGGCTGCTCGACCCGGCCGACGAGGCGGAGCTGGCGGCCGCGGCGGCGCTGCGGGCCGCCGACCCGGGGTTCCTGCCCGCCGGTGACGGCGACCGGGCCGCGGACCGGCGCATCGCGGCGCTGGCGGCGACTGTGGCGTTGCGGCGGCACGCCCGGGGCGCGGCGACGGGGGAGCGGGCCGGGCGGGACCTGCGGGAGGTGAAGCTGCTCGTCGGTTCCGGTGGGGTGCTGCGGCACGCCGACCCGGGCGACGCGGCGGCGGTGCTCGACGCGGTGCTCACCGACCACGCGGGCGGGTGGGCGTTGCCGCGGGCGGCCCGCCCGGTCGTCGACGTGGACTACGTGCTGGCCGCCGCGGGGCTGCTCGCCGCCGACCATCCGGGTGCGGCGGCGGCGATGCTGCGCCGCCATCTGGGTGCCTGAACTGCGCTCGGGAATCGAGACGCGCCGACGCGACACGCCGTGTCGCAACACACGACAGGCCGGGGTAGGTTGACAGCGGCGGGGGTCCACGCCGTACCGTCTTTGAGTCCTACCACGGGAAGCGGCTGTTGTTCGCTTCGTCCCTTCGTCCGCTGGCCGAGCGACCGGAAGGTTGCGGCGGCCAGGTCCAGCGGGCGGGGGTCGGCGGGGCGGCGCGAACCGGTCGCGGTTACCGGTGTACGGGCAAGGTGAGAGGCACGGCCAGTAGACAACGGCCAGGCGGGGGCAGCCAGTCCACGTCGGGTCGGTCCGAAGGTCGGCGCCGATCGTCTTCGCCCCACCGGCCGGGAAGGGCCTGGGAGCATCGGGGCGCGGCTTCGGCCGCGCCCCGATTTCATCCCCCCGATTCCCCCGTCCGCGGCCCAGCCGCCGGTAGCGGCGCACCGCCGCCGGGGCGGCCACCGCGATCAGCGCCAGCGGCCAGGCGACCGCCAGTTCCAGCGCGTGCCGGGCCGGCCACGAGTCCCCGCCCAGGCCCGGGTTGCCGAACAGGTCCCGGGCCGCCGCCACCGTCGCCGACAGCGGGTTCCAGGCGGCGATCGCGCCCAGCCAGTCCGGCATCAGCTCCGGCGCCACGAACACGTTGGACAGGGCGGTCAGCGGGAACGCCAGCGGGAACACCACCACCGCGACCGTGTCCGGGTTCGGCACCAGCAGCCCGAACAGGATGCCCACCCAGGTCATCGCGACGCGCAGCAGCAGGATCAGCGCCACCGCGGCCAGCGCCGGGCCGACGCCGTCGCGCCACTGCCAGCCCACCAGCAGCCCGCACACCACCAGCGTGGTCATCTCCAGGCAGGCCCGTACCAGGTCGGCGCCGGCCCGGCCGGACAGCAGCGCCGAGCGGGCCATCGGCAGCGACCGGAACCGGTCCACCACGCCCCGGCCGGCGTCCACCGCGATCGCCGACGCGGTCGCGCCGAGGCCGTAGAGCATCGTCATCACGAACACCCCGGGCAGCAGGAACTCCCGGTAGTTGCCGCCGCCCGGCACGGCCATGCCGCTGCCGAACACGTAGCCGAACACCAGCACGAACATGATCGGCAGGCTGAAGTAGAGGATGATCTCCTCTGGGGCGCGGACCACGTGGCGCATGTTCCGCCCGGCCATCAACCACCCGTCGGCGAGCGCCCTCACGACGCCACCCCCACCCGCTGCGCGTCGGCGCCGGTGAGGCGCAGGAACGCCTCGTCCAGCGTCGGCCGGCGCACCAGCACGTCCTCCACCGCCACCCCGGCGTCGTCCAGGGCCCGCAGCACGGCGGTCAGCACGGCGATCCGGTCGGTCACCGGCGCGTCGACGCGGCGCAGCTCGGCGTCCACCGTCACCGCCGTGCCGGTGGCGCGTTCCACCACGGCGGCCGCGGCGGGCAGGTCCGCCGCGTCGCGGACCACCAGCTCCAGCCGGTCGGCGCCGATGCGGGCCTTCAGCCGCTCCGGGGTGCCCTCGGCGACCACCCGGCCGGAGTCGATGACGCACACCCGGTCGGCGAGGTGGTCGGCCTCCTGCAGGTACTGGGTGGTCAGCAGCACGGTGGTGCCGTCGGCGACGAGTTCCCGCACCGCCGACCACAGACCGTTGCGGCTGCGCGGGTCCAGGCCGGTGGTCGGCTCGTCGAGGAACAGCACCCGCGGCGGCACCACCAGGCTGGCCGCCAGGTCCAGGCGGCGGCGCATCCCACCGGAGTAGCCGCCGGCCGACCGGTCGGCCGCCTCGGTCAGGCCGAAGCGGTCCAGCAGCTCGTCGGCGCGGCGGCGGGCCCGGCGCGCGGACAGCCGCCGGAGCCGGCCGAACAGCACCAGATTCTGCCGCCCGCTGAGCACCTCGTCGACAGCCGCGTACTGGCCGGTCAGGCTGATCGCGGCACGGACCCGGCCCGGGTCGGTGGCGACGTCGTGCCCGGCCACCCGGGCCCGGCCGGCGTCGAAGCGCAGCAGCGTGGTGAGGATCCGCACCGCAGTGGTCTTGCCGGAGCCGTTGGGGCCGAGCACCCCGTACACGGTGCCGGCCGGCACGGCCAGGTCGAAGCCGTCCAGGGCGGTGGTTCGGCCGTACCGTTTTCGTATCCCGTCGGCCAGCACGGCCGTCGTGTCGTCGGTCATGCCGGTCAGCGTCACCGGCGCCGCTGACCGGGCGCGTACCGCGCGCGCACCGGGCCGCGCCGCGCCGGTCAGCGCCCGTCGACCAGCGCCAGCGCCCGCTGCCGGGGCAGGTTCGCGCCCCGGGCGTACGCGCTGGCGAATGCCGCCTCACCCAGGTGTTCCCGCAGCGTGACGGCGGTGGGTGTGCCGGCCGGGGCGTCGGCGGCGCCGGTGCCGGCCAGCAGCGCCGCCGCCGCGCCCAGCAGCCGGGCCGCCGACTCGGGGTCGCCGTCGCGCAGCAGCGGCCCGGCCAGCCCGTCGGCCGCCGCGGCGACCACCGGCACGTCCCACACGCCGACACCGGCGGTGAGGACCTGCCGGTAGTGGGCGCGGGCCGCAGCCGGGTCGCCGGTGGCGTCGGCGAGCTGCCCGAGCGTCACCAGCGCCGCGAGCCGCACCACATCGGCGCCGAACCAGCCCGACGGGCATTGCGCGACCGCCCGTTCGCACAACGTCCGCGCCCGCTGCGGGTCGCCGTCGCGGCGGGCGATCTCGCCGAGCCCCAGGTACGCGGCGGCGACCAGCTCCGGCGCGCCGGCCGGCCCGGCGATGCGCCGCACCCGCCCGAAGTCCTCGGCCGCGCCGGTCAGGTCACCGGCGGCGAGCCGCCCGTCGGCGCGGGTCCGCAGCAGTTCCGCCAGGTCCAGGGTGGAGCCGAGCTGCTCGGCCAGCTCCAGGGCCTCCGCCATCGGCGCGGCCGCCGACGCGACGTCACCGGTGCGGTAGGCCGCCTCGGCGTGGGTGGACAGCGTCACGATCATGCCCCAGCGGTCGTCGAGGGCCCGGAAACCGGCCAGCGCGCCGTCCAGGTCGGCGCGGGCCTGGGTGTGACGGCCGTGCAGCAGACTGACCATCGCGGTGCCCAGCATGCCCAGCGCCCGGCTCCACGGGTCGGCGCCGAGCAGCCGGTCCCGGACGGCCTGCTCGTGCAGCGCCGCCGCGTCCTGCGGCGACGGGGGGCCGCTGGCCATGCCGGACAGGTAGAGCAGGAACGGATGCCGGGGCGGCCGGGCCATGGTCCACAGGATCCGCGACGCGGCGTCGACCTCGCTGCGCTCGCCGCCACCGGCGAGCGTGGCGATCAGCAGCGTCAGCGCGTACTCCTCGGCCAGGCCGTCGGGCGGGCCGTCGAGCCGGTCGACCAGCCGCCGGGCCAGCGCCGCGCCGTCCCCG
This genomic window contains:
- a CDS encoding ATP-binding cassette domain-containing protein, with the translated sequence MTDDTTAVLADGIRKRYGRTTALDGFDLAVPAGTVYGVLGPNGSGKTTAVRILTTLLRFDAGRARVAGHDVATDPGRVRAAISLTGQYAAVDEVLSGRQNLVLFGRLRRLSARRARRRADELLDRFGLTEAADRSAGGYSGGMRRRLDLAASLVVPPRVLFLDEPTTGLDPRSRNGLWSAVRELVADGTTVLLTTQYLQEADHLADRVCVIDSGRVVAEGTPERLKARIGADRLELVVRDAADLPAAAAVVERATGTAVTVDAELRRVDAPVTDRIAVLTAVLRALDDAGVAVEDVLVRRPTLDEAFLRLTGADAQRVGVAS
- a CDS encoding glutamate mutase L; translated protein: MSVVVCADVGSTYTKAAVVDLDGGRLVAAASAPTTVGTDVLHGLDAAVGAALASAGAGEAPWYVCSSAGGGLRLAVVGYEPLVTAQAGRRVGLSAGANVVHVAAGRLSGADVSALRAARPDVVLLVGGTDGGDAETVTHNATRLAKARFRVPVVLAGNADVRDDLHALLAAAGVPVTVAGNVLPRIGVLEPSSARAAIREVFLRHVIGGKRLSRGTRFARLVRAATPDAVLTGVEVLAGTLGGDLAVVDVGGATTDVYSVLTPDERDSGPSQEVAGTLWRARTVEGDLGMRWSAPGVVRAAVEERLLDPADEAELAAAAALRAADPGFLPAGDGDRAADRRIAALAATVALRRHARGAATGERAGRDLREVKLLVGSGGVLRHADPGDAAAVLDAVLTDHAGGWALPRAARPVVDVDYVLAAAGLLAADHPGAAAAMLRRHLGA
- a CDS encoding hotdog domain-containing protein gives rise to the protein MSDPRVGLTVTHRRYVPYSHAHYAGNLVDGAYALGLFGDVATEVCIRTDGDEGLFASYSDVQFRAPMKAGDVLEVTATVTRVGTRSRTIDFAATVVCRGRPDKGESAAEVLDEPIVAVTATGSVVVPPSA